In Aegilops tauschii subsp. strangulata cultivar AL8/78 chromosome 3, Aet v6.0, whole genome shotgun sequence, one genomic interval encodes:
- the LOC109737210 gene encoding protein ASPARTIC PROTEASE IN GUARD CELL 1 — translation MQPLLGLALLALLLLASPAPALCRHRAPAAAAATETLDVEASLSRARAAVSTDALPLHQSLAATDTDTNVLVKDEPSGGPSGRLALRLHSRDFLPEEQGRHESYRSLVLARLRRDSARAAALSARASLAADGVSRADLRPANATPVFEASAAEIQGPVVSGVGQGSGEYFSRVGVGRPARQLYMVLDTGSDVTWLQCQPCADCYAQSDPVYDPSVSASYAAVGCDSPRCRDLDAAACRNSTGSCLYEVAYGDGSYTVGDFATETLTLGDSAPVSNVAIGCGHDNEGLFVGAAGLLALGGGPLSFPSQISATSFSYCLVDRDSPSSSTLQFGDAEQPAVTAPLLRSPRTNTFYYVGLSGISVGGQALSIPSSAFAMDDAGSGGVIVDSGTAVTRLQSGAYAALREAFVQGTQSLPRASGISLFDTCYDLAGRQSVQVPAVALRFEGGGELKLPAKNYLIPVDGAGTYCLAFAGTSGAVSIIGNVQQQGVRVSFDTAKNTVGFTTDKC, via the coding sequence ATGCAGCCCCTCCTCGGGCTCGCCCTCCTCGCCCTGCTGCTCCTGgcctcgccggcgccggcgctCTGCCGCcaccgcgcgcccgccgccgccgccgccaccgagaCGCTCGACGTCGAGGCCTCCCTCtcccgcgcccgcgccgccgtctccaccgacgCGCTCCCCCTCCACCAGTCCCTCGCCGCCACCGACACCGACACCAATGTTCTCGTTAAGGACGAGCCCTCCGGCGGGCCGAGCGGCCGGCTCGCGCTGCGGCTCCACTCCAGGGACTTCCTCCCGGAGGAGCAGGGGCGGCACGAGAGCTACCGGTCGCTGGTGCTGGCCCGCCTGCGCCGCGACTCGGCCCGGGCCGCCGCGCTGTCGGCGCGCGCGTCCCTGGCCGCGGACGGGGTCTCCCGCGCCGACCTGCGGCCGGCCAACGCCACCCCCGTcttcgaggcgtcggcggcggaGATACAGGGCCCCGTGGTGTCCGGCGTGGGCCAGGGCAGCGGCGAGTACTTCTCCCGCGTCGGCGTCGGCCGCCCCGCGCGGCAGCTCTACATGGTGCTCGACACCGGCAGCGACGTCACCTGGCTGCAGTGCCAGCCCTGCGCCGACTGCTACGCCCAGTCCGACCCCGTCTACGACCCCTCCGTCTCCGCCTCCTACGCCGCCGTCGGCTGCGACTCCCCGCGCTGCCgcgacctcgacgccgccgcctgCCGCAACTCCACCGGCTCCTGCCTCTACGAGGTGGCCTACGGCGACGGCTCCTACACCGTCGGCGACTTCGCCACCGAGACGCTCACGCTCGGCGACTCCGCGCCGGTCTCCAACGTGGCCATCGGGTGCGGCCACGACAACGAGGGCCTCTTCGTGGGCGCCGCCGGGCTGCTGGCCCTCGGCGGCGGCCCGCTCTCCTTCCCGTCGCAGATCTCCGCCACCTCCTTCTCCTACTGCCTCGTGGACCGCGACTCGCCCTCCTCCTCCACGCTGCAGTTCGGCGACGCGGAGCAGCCGGCCGTCACCGCGCCGCTCCTGCGCAGCCCGCGCACCAACACCTTCTACTACGTGGGGCTCTCCGGCATCTCCGTCGGCGGGCAGGCCCTCTCCATCCCATCCTCGGCCTTCGCCATGGACGACGCGGGGTCGGGCGGCGTCATCGTGGACTCCGGCACGGCCGTGACGCGGCTCCAGTCGGGCGCGTACGCCGCGCTCCGCGAGGCGTTCGTGCAGGGCACGCAGTCCCTCCCCCGCGCGTCCGGCATCTCGCTCTTCGACACCTGCTACGACCTCGCCGGGCGGCAGAGCGTGCAGGTGCCGGCGGTGGCGCTGCGGTTCGAGGGCGGCGGGGAGCTGAAGCTGCCGGCGAAGAACTACCTGATCCCGGTGGACGGGGCGGGGACCTACTGCCTGGCGTTCGCGGGGACGAGCGGCGCCGTGTCCATCATCGGCAACGTGCAGCAGCAGGGCGTGCGCGTCAGCTTCGACACCGCCAAGAACACCGTCGGCTTCACCACCGACAAGTGCTAG
- the LOC109737209 gene encoding uncharacterized protein isoform X2 → MPLKGIMFGFPSLPKFMRLSMPATNLCHLTTLLHIQILDYLGKSSDSDPPSPVEHLSCRSSRKTLIYLVLTLGHMYPDYDFSAVRAHLFFKEEDMESFKQMVDNYLSEASRLWAARNEGSSLLDSMTKAIDEVIKIRECDIYSYNPDSDGDPFLEKGAIWSVNFFFYNRKLKRVVSFRCCCTSKFAGDDFLAGALSDGEEEDALIDMDI, encoded by the exons ATGCCTTTGAAAGGTATCATGTTTGGTTTTCCATCCTTACCAAAATTTATGCGTCTGAGCATGCCAGCGACAAATCTCTGCCATTTAACTACTCTGTTGCACATTCAGATTCTTGATTACCTTGGCAAGTCTTCTGATAGTGATCCTCCTTCACCTGTGGAGCATTTGTCTTGTAGATCCAG CCGGAAAACGTTGATATATCTAGTTCTCACTCTTGGCCATATGTATCCAGATTATGATTTCAG TGCTGTTCGGGCACACCTATTCTTCAAAGAAGAAGACATGGAAAGTTTCAAGCAGATGGTAGACAACTACTTATCGGAGGCTTCTAGG CTCTGGGCAGCAAGAAATGAAGGCAGTTCTCTTCTGGACAGTATGACTAAAGCTATTGATGAG GTCATCAAAATCAGGGAGTGTGACATCTACAGCTATAACCCAGACTCTGACGGAGATCCATTTCTAGAGAAAGGGGCCAT ATGGTCGGTGAACTTTTTCTTCTACAACCGGAAGCTAAAGCGAGTAGTGAGCTTTCGCTGCTGCTGTACTAG CAAATTTGCAGGAGATGACTTCCTTGCTGGTGCACTCTCGGATGGAGAGGAGGAAGATGCGTTGATCGACATGGACATATGA
- the LOC109737209 gene encoding uncharacterized protein isoform X1 has product MKLLEYTPFDRVNVFLDQLNLGDCTIRGSLEAFSCKHAGNDRRLSISLEHEILDYLGKSSDSDPPSPVEHLSCRSSRKTLIYLVLTLGHMYPDYDFSAVRAHLFFKEEDMESFKQMVDNYLSEASRLWAARNEGSSLLDSMTKAIDEVIKIRECDIYSYNPDSDGDPFLEKGAIWSVNFFFYNRKLKRVVSFRCCCTSKFAGDDFLAGALSDGEEEDALIDMDI; this is encoded by the exons ATGAAGCTTTTAGAATACACCCCGTTCGACCG TGTAAATGTGTTCCTCGATCAACTAAACCTTGGTGATTGTACAATTAGGGGAAGCCTTGAAGCCTTCTCAT GCAAGCATGCAGGAAATGATCGCCGGCTTTCAATCAGCCTGGAACACGAG ATTCTTGATTACCTTGGCAAGTCTTCTGATAGTGATCCTCCTTCACCTGTGGAGCATTTGTCTTGTAGATCCAG CCGGAAAACGTTGATATATCTAGTTCTCACTCTTGGCCATATGTATCCAGATTATGATTTCAG TGCTGTTCGGGCACACCTATTCTTCAAAGAAGAAGACATGGAAAGTTTCAAGCAGATGGTAGACAACTACTTATCGGAGGCTTCTAGG CTCTGGGCAGCAAGAAATGAAGGCAGTTCTCTTCTGGACAGTATGACTAAAGCTATTGATGAG GTCATCAAAATCAGGGAGTGTGACATCTACAGCTATAACCCAGACTCTGACGGAGATCCATTTCTAGAGAAAGGGGCCAT ATGGTCGGTGAACTTTTTCTTCTACAACCGGAAGCTAAAGCGAGTAGTGAGCTTTCGCTGCTGCTGTACTAG CAAATTTGCAGGAGATGACTTCCTTGCTGGTGCACTCTCGGATGGAGAGGAGGAAGATGCGTTGATCGACATGGACATATGA